One genomic region from Phoenix dactylifera cultivar Barhee BC4 unplaced genomic scaffold, palm_55x_up_171113_PBpolish2nd_filt_p 001656F, whole genome shotgun sequence encodes:
- the LOC103703850 gene encoding putative pentatricopeptide repeat-containing protein At5g40405, producing MSLPLSFHDARAQLLSALDSRPGPRRLKQILARAVATGLLRDPFVSARAVAAAAPSDTPLAHLAFRAASPRPSAFAFAALIRAHSAGPSPALALRLFSDMLRAGLYPDSFSFPFLLRASARLHVDPSPAHAIVLRHGLAPHPHVSTSLLHSYSTLGLLDAARRVFDETPQRTTVTWNAIISCHAKAASHERGLSLFVDMLTHGEAQPNSDTFAGAIACCAGVGALAHGRAAHALATRRLRGRPAEVGTGLVHMYAKCGSLEAAWKLFDAMHDVRDASTWTAMIGGLAMHGRGEEAVALFERMVGEEGVAPDGLAFTNVLHACSHSGLVEVGIRLFKEMKELYGIKPRMEHYGTMVDLFGRAGRLEAALRVLESMPFKPNQVVWGSLLHACAINGELGFGERLEKRLLGLGLELGMVEGEEGGFFVGVSNLYARGGKWDEVGRVRDRMVERGVRKESAISLVVVNGEVHKFLVGDTKHPLGMEIHRMLYEITREIMSEW from the coding sequence atgtccctccccctctctttccACGACGCCCGGGCCCAACTCCTCTCCGCCCTCGACTCCCGGCCCGGCCCGCGGCGCCTCAAGCAAATCCTCGCCCGCGCCGTCGCCACCGGCCTCCTCCGCGACCCCTTCGTCTCCGCCCgcgccgtcgccgccgccgccccctccgaCACCCCCCTCGCCCATCTCGCCTTCCGTGCCGCCTCCCCCCGCCCCTCCGCCTTCGCCTTCGCCGCCCTCATCCGAGCCCACTCCGCCGGCCCCTCTCCCGCCCTCGCCCTCCGCCTCTTCTCCGACATGCTCCGCGCCGGCCTCTATCCCGACAGTTTCTccttccccttcctcctccgcgCCTCCGCCCGCCTCCACGTCGACCCTTCCCCCGCCCACGCGATCGTCCTCCGCCACGGCCTCGCTCCCCACCCCCACGTCTCCACCTCCCTCCTCCACTCCTACTCCACCCTCGGCCTCCTCGACGCCGCCCGGAGGGTGTTCGACGAAACGCCCCAGAGAACCACGGTCACCTGGAACGCCATCATCTCGTGCCACGCGAAGGCCGCGTCGCACGAGCGTGGCCTGTCGTTGTTCGTCGACATGCTGACCCATGGTGAGGCCCAGCCCAATTCGGACACTTTTGCGGGGGCCATCGCTTGCTGCGCGGGCGTGGGCGCGCTCGCCCACGGGCGGGCCGCACACGCGCTCGCCACGCGCCGGCTCAGGGGCCGGCCCGCCGAGGTGGGGACTGGCCTGGTCCACATGTACGCCAAGTGTGGGAGCCTGGAGGCCGCATGGAAGTTGTTTGATGCCATGCATGACGTGAGGGATGCGTCCACGTGGACGGCCATGATTGGCGGGCTGGCCATGCACGGCCGCGGGGAGGAAGCGGTGGCGTTGTTTGAGAGGATGGTGGGGGAGGAGGGGGTGGCACCGGATGGCCTTGCATTCACTAACGTGCTGCATGCATGCAGCCACTCTGGGCTGGTGGAAGTGGGGATTAGGTTGTTCAAGGAGATGAAGGAATTATATGGGATCAAGCCGAGGATGGAACACTATGGGACCATGGTGGACTTGTTTGGGCGTGCTGGGCGGTTGGAGGCGGCGCTGCGGGTGTTGGAGTCGATGCCCTTCAAGCCGAATCAGGTGGTTTGGGGCTCGTTGTTACATGCTTGTGCAATTAATGGGGAGTTAGGGTTCGGGGAGCGATTGGAGAAGCGATTGTTGGGGTTAGGTTTAGAGTTAGGGATggtagagggagaggagggtggaTTCTTTGTAGGTGTGTCTAATCTATATGCTAGGGGAGGGAAGTGGGATGAGGTTGGAAGGGTTAGGGACAGAATGGTGGAGAGAGGGGTGAGGAAGGAGAGTGCCATTAGCTTGGTTGTGGTGAATGGAGAAGTGCATAAGTTTTTGGTGGGAGATACAAAGCACCCATTGGGAATGGAGATACATAGGATGCTGTATGAAATTACCAGAGAAATAATGTCTGAATGGTAA